Proteins co-encoded in one SAR202 cluster bacterium genomic window:
- a CDS encoding ferredoxin family protein, translating into MTYIIAEPCVDLKDQSCIDVCPVDCIYGVDEGDDRQLYINPDECIDCAACEPVCPVNAIFAEEDVPTKWEGWIKVNYDYFDDADSARQQVNDLKPA; encoded by the coding sequence ATGACTTATATCATTGCCGAACCTTGTGTTGATCTAAAGGACCAATCATGTATTGACGTCTGTCCTGTTGATTGTATTTATGGTGTAGACGAAGGAGATGATCGACAGTTGTACATAAATCCAGACGAGTGTATAGACTGTGCTGCTTGTGAGCCGGTATGTCCTGTAAATGCTATTTTTGCAGAAGAAGATGTACCAACCAAATGGGAAGGTTGGATCAAAGTAAATTACGATTATTTCGATGATGCTGATTCAGCTCGTCAACAAGTAAATGATCTTAAACCAGCCTAA